One Campylobacter concisus DNA window includes the following coding sequences:
- a CDS encoding ATP-binding protein, with product MIEIELNKKKLLKQDRLRQSCFISKNQIAYTFKNADEDTDKEIIKKAKNYVKHFEEMRKDNVGLLLYGNVGSGKTYVACAIANAIITEYSHTVKMRNFAQILNDLQKGGFNLDRNEYIE from the coding sequence GTGATAGAGATAGAGCTGAACAAGAAAAAACTGTTAAAACAAGATAGGTTGAGACAAAGCTGCTTTATATCCAAAAATCAAATAGCCTACACCTTTAAAAATGCCGATGAAGATACAGATAAGGAAATCATCAAAAAAGCAAAGAACTATGTAAAACATTTTGAAGAAATGAGAAAAGATAATGTTGGACTGTTACTTTACGGAAATGTAGGAAGTGGCAAGACCTATGTAGCTTGTGCTATTGCCAACGCTATAATTACAGAATATAGCCATACAGTAAAAATGAGGAACTTTGCACAGATATTAAACGACTTACAAAAAGGCGGCTTTAATCTTGATAGAAACGAATATATCGAATAG
- a CDS encoding type II restriction endonuclease — translation MANISLDEYKNLVKEKRKEGFKQPYDLVYDNFITLGYDKVPKEFFLSNASEVVEKLRNSCWSEFQPLEKDFTSKMLKELVDDEYIKTLTPIEAITWFVEEFPEHIYALTLSNTQSRRSRAGKEFESIIELILIGAGIPLDSQGNIGKQEFVNKGLGKLVDLVSPGVLEYIVNKRNTVLISAKTTLRERWQEVPEEMGRTGAREMFLATLDTSISSDVLNTLYEANIQVTTTKNIKETYYSDNERVLTFEKLVEICLDNVSHWKNFNYTVEQNEQMIELITKQIEKHQNHKFVEEYYDERLKNIKK, via the coding sequence ATGGCAAATATTTCTCTTGATGAATATAAAAACTTAGTTAAAGAAAAAAGGAAAGAAGGCTTTAAACAGCCTTATGACTTAGTTTATGATAATTTTATTACATTAGGATACGACAAAGTCCCTAAAGAATTCTTTTTAAGTAATGCAAGTGAAGTTGTTGAAAAACTTAGAAATAGCTGTTGGAGTGAATTTCAGCCATTAGAAAAAGACTTTACTTCAAAAATGCTAAAAGAGTTAGTTGATGATGAGTATATCAAAACTCTTACACCAATAGAGGCAATTACTTGGTTTGTGGAAGAATTTCCGGAACATATATATGCTTTGACTTTGTCAAATACTCAAAGTAGGAGGAGTAGAGCAGGTAAAGAATTTGAAAGTATTATAGAACTCATTTTGATTGGTGCAGGGATTCCACTTGACAGTCAAGGTAATATAGGTAAACAAGAGTTTGTCAATAAAGGTCTTGGTAAATTGGTAGATTTAGTTTCTCCGGGTGTTTTAGAATACATTGTAAATAAGAGAAATACTGTCTTAATTAGTGCAAAAACCACATTAAGAGAAAGATGGCAAGAAGTACCTGAAGAAATGGGAAGAACAGGTGCAAGAGAAATGTTTTTAGCAACTCTTGATACTTCTATTAGCTCTGATGTATTGAACACTCTATATGAGGCTAATATACAAGTTACAACAACAAAAAATATAAAAGAAACATATTATTCCGATAATGAAAGGGTATTAACCTTTGAAAAGTTGGTTGAAATATGTTTAGACAATGTTTCTCATTGGAAAAATTTCAACTACACAGTAGAACAAAATGAGCAAATGATAGAGCTTATCACTAAGCAAATTGAAAAACACCAAAATCATAAATTTGTAGAAGAATATTATGATGAGAGATTAAAAAACATAAAGAAGTAG
- a CDS encoding plasmid mobilization protein — MSSEKIKKRKVTKVITKRLRLSNAEWLVVNDKLQESGLTFSKFALRAMLSKQIYAPIMRELLAELSRHGQNINQIAAKLNSGQSLDRVGIEIIADDNDVLHKVYEALGK, encoded by the coding sequence GTGAGTTCTGAAAAGATAAAAAAACGCAAGGTAACCAAAGTCATAACTAAAAGACTTAGGCTAAGTAATGCAGAATGGTTGGTAGTTAATGATAAATTACAAGAAAGTGGCCTAACTTTCTCAAAATTTGCCCTAAGAGCTATGTTGTCTAAGCAGATTTATGCACCAATTATGAGAGAGCTTTTAGCTGAACTATCTAGACATGGACAAAACATAAACCAAATAGCCGCCAAACTAAATAGTGGGCAAAGCCTAGATAGAGTTGGTATTGAGATCATAGCGGACGATAATGATGTCTTACATAAAGTATATGAAGCATTGGGTAAATAA
- a CDS encoding relaxase/mobilization nuclease domain-containing protein — translation MLVKFLRTYTGGGLGSINYLLNERKAAGTARVIKGDENLTRAIIKGITYKQKTCFGVLSFEEKYDFLTEEQKLKIIKDFERALLGEYMLERTNVLWVEHSDKDGRLELNFLIPKIDLETDRSFNPYFAKYDQTRIDLIKKIINDEYGLSSPDDPAKEQTILSSKKNINHYKNLEELDQKLHDLVKQGYIKNRDHMIELLKQNGIEITRINKKGITIILPTKKTKNRLKGGIYDADFTSAQRLGELSQSSSRRIREFHDRNTQAECRENRRKLEELIVKRDRFNQERYVERTSKNNILASQGQIGDNLAISGYRTNFGNSNWLGSARNDIKGRSSLDDTKTMEIQPTYCGQDPEGVLHIDSKRQRDNREREQEIYINENGVEDDSIRESIARRERALDEDDRRRKEQARIRNNEFATRLREEARDITDKCDRANKESQELEQRLQRRLNGIFAATKRYVREFNILLGRKIKKFRRKIPKFERRIRELTDRAQDATRICREFIEEREYSKKASMYHHVSDVCKEKTQSLDMF, via the coding sequence ATGCTAGTTAAATTTCTTCGTACTTATACTGGTGGTGGCCTTGGGAGCATAAATTATCTTTTAAATGAGAGAAAGGCTGCTGGAACAGCAAGAGTTATAAAAGGTGATGAAAATTTAACTAGAGCTATTATAAAAGGCATCACCTATAAACAAAAGACCTGCTTTGGTGTTTTATCATTTGAAGAGAAGTATGACTTTTTGACTGAAGAGCAAAAACTAAAAATCATTAAGGATTTTGAACGTGCTCTTTTGGGTGAATATATGCTTGAACGTACAAATGTATTATGGGTAGAGCATTCTGATAAGGATGGACGGCTTGAGTTAAATTTCCTTATCCCTAAGATAGATCTTGAAACAGACAGGTCATTTAATCCTTATTTTGCTAAATATGATCAAACTAGAATAGATCTAATCAAAAAGATCATTAACGATGAGTATGGACTATCAAGTCCAGATGATCCAGCAAAAGAGCAAACTATATTGTCTAGCAAGAAAAACATCAATCATTATAAAAATTTGGAAGAGCTCGACCAAAAGCTGCACGATCTGGTTAAGCAAGGCTATATTAAAAATAGAGACCACATGATTGAACTTCTTAAACAAAATGGTATCGAAATAACCAGGATCAACAAAAAAGGCATAACGATCATACTGCCTACTAAAAAAACAAAAAATCGTCTAAAAGGAGGAATATACGATGCAGACTTCACCAGTGCTCAAAGACTTGGAGAACTCAGCCAAAGCTCAAGCAGAAGAATTAGAGAATTCCATGATAGAAATACACAAGCAGAGTGCAGAGAAAATAGGCGAAAACTTGAGGAGCTTATTGTTAAAAGAGATAGATTTAATCAAGAAAGATATGTCGAAAGAACTTCAAAAAACAATATCCTTGCATCACAAGGACAGATCGGTGATAATCTCGCTATCAGCGGCTACCGCACTAATTTTGGGAATAGCAATTGGCTGGGTAGTGCACGCAATGATATTAAAGGAAGAAGTAGCTTGGACGATACCAAAACAATGGAGATACAGCCAACCTACTGCGGACAAGACCCAGAGGGAGTATTACATATCGATTCCAAAAGACAAAGAGATAATAGAGAACGAGAGCAGGAAATTTATATTAATGAAAATGGAGTAGAGGATGACAGCATTAGAGAAAGCATTGCTAGAAGAGAACGAGCGCTTGACGAAGACGATCGAAGACGAAAGGAGCAAGCACGAATTAGAAACAATGAATTTGCAACAAGACTGCGAGAAGAAGCTCGCGATATTACAGACAAATGTGACAGAGCTAACAAAGAAAGTCAAGAGCTTGAACAAAGATTGCAACGACGCCTTAACGGAATCTTTGCAGCAACAAAGAGATATGTACGAGAGTTCAATATCTTGCTTGGAAGAAAAATTAAAAAATTCAGAAGAAAAATTCCAAAATTTGAGAGAAGAATACGAGAACTTACAGATAGAGCACAAGATGCTACAAGAATATGTAGAGAATTTATAGAGGAGCGTGAATACTCCAAAAAAGCCAGCATGTATCACCATGTGAGTGATGTATGCAAGGAAAAAACTCAAAGTCTAGATATGTTTTAA
- a CDS encoding transposon-encoded TnpW family protein, which yields MQKNNTETKTIKKIGKTTYEVVVHFNKNTTETMQDKLKRIMLREIESEKHQKNDKND from the coding sequence ATGCAAAAAAATAATACAGAAACAAAAACAATAAAGAAGATTGGAAAAACTACCTATGAAGTTGTTGTACATTTTAATAAAAATACTACTGAAACAATGCAAGACAAATTGAAACGCATAATGCTTAGAGAAATTGAGAGTGAAAAACATCAAAAAAATGATAAAAATGATTAG
- a CDS encoding DUF4368 domain-containing protein, producing the protein MEEKEKVEIEKKKIRLMESKNRLQELERLMCRIYEDMILEKIPSNRYEILNSQYETEQIALSKEIKDLEFAISRYEKETDKAKKFISLISRYENFDELTTTMINEFVEKIIVHERNRKGSQTSKQKIEIYFNFIGNYEPPKEELTEEEEEERLKIEEEERKIKERKDRLHQNYLKRKVNGKQQEYEERYKARREQRKQEKLKVLKRAGIQVNKLEKRD; encoded by the coding sequence ATGGAAGAAAAGGAAAAAGTAGAGATAGAAAAGAAAAAAATAAGATTAATGGAAAGTAAAAACAGGCTTCAGGAACTTGAACGATTGATGTGCCGTATTTACGAAGATATGATACTTGAAAAAATACCAAGTAATAGATATGAGATACTTAACAGTCAATATGAAACAGAGCAAATAGCTTTAAGCAAAGAAATTAAAGACTTAGAGTTTGCAATATCAAGATATGAAAAAGAAACAGATAAGGCGAAAAAGTTTATATCTCTAATAAGCCGATATGAAAATTTTGATGAACTTACAACTACAATGATAAATGAGTTTGTAGAAAAGATTATTGTTCATGAAAGGAATAGAAAAGGTAGTCAAACATCAAAGCAAAAAATAGAGATATATTTTAATTTTATCGGTAACTATGAGCCACCAAAAGAAGAATTGACTGAAGAAGAAGAAGAAGAAAGATTAAAAATTGAGGAAGAAGAGAGAAAAATCAAGGAAAGAAAAGATAGACTTCATCAAAACTACTTAAAGCGTAAAGTAAATGGAAAACAACAGGAATATGAGGAAAGGTATAAGGCAAGGAGAGAACAGAGAAAACAAGAAAAATTAAAGGTTCTGAAAAGGGCAGGTATACAAGTTAATAAGTTAGAAAAAAGAGATTGA
- a CDS encoding recombinase family protein, whose protein sequence is MRNYEKITALYERLSRDDELQGESNSIVNQKKILEEYAGKNNLSNIIHFTDDGISGTQFDRPGFMAMMNGVNQGNIIGCIIVKDMSRLGRDYLKVGQCMEILRQKGVRLIAINDNVDSFYREDDFTPFRNIMNEWYTRDTSRKIQSTFRSKGESGKHTASSPPYGYIKDEKDKDKWIVDEKAAEIVRRIFNLTMQGNGPYRIAKILESEKVDIPAYHQQKLGYGLHQSKVFEHPYRWCSSTIVSILKKQEYLGHTVNFKTRKHFKDKKSKYVSEENWLIFENTHEAIIDQETFDNVQRIRGNVKRYPDGWGEYHPLTGLMYYADCGSKMYVHRTSNYKNIPYYTCSAYTKVPCGTLCPSTHRIKAEAVLNLIQETLKDIKKYLDEDHEAFIRSI, encoded by the coding sequence ATGAGGAATTATGAAAAGATAACAGCACTCTATGAGAGATTAAGTCGTGATGATGAACTTCAAGGAGAAAGCAATTCTATTGTAAATCAAAAGAAAATCCTTGAAGAATATGCAGGTAAAAATAATTTAAGCAACATCATACATTTTACAGATGATGGAATAAGCGGAACACAGTTTGATAGACCGGGCTTTATGGCAATGATGAACGGAGTTAATCAAGGTAATATAATAGGTTGTATAATCGTAAAAGATATGAGTAGACTTGGCAGAGACTATCTTAAAGTCGGTCAATGTATGGAAATCTTAAGACAAAAGGGAGTTAGGCTCATTGCTATCAATGATAATGTAGATAGCTTTTATAGAGAAGATGATTTTACCCCTTTTAGAAATATTATGAATGAATGGTATACAAGAGATACTTCAAGAAAAATACAATCTACATTCAGGTCAAAAGGGGAAAGCGGAAAGCATACGGCAAGCTCTCCACCTTATGGATATATCAAAGATGAAAAAGACAAAGATAAGTGGATTGTAGATGAAAAAGCAGCGGAGATAGTAAGGAGAATATTCAATCTGACCATGCAAGGCAATGGTCCGTATCGAATAGCAAAGATATTGGAAAGTGAAAAAGTAGATATACCTGCTTACCATCAGCAAAAATTAGGATATGGACTACATCAAAGCAAAGTGTTTGAACATCCTTATCGCTGGTGCAGTTCTACAATTGTAAGTATCTTAAAGAAACAGGAATATTTAGGTCATACTGTAAACTTCAAAACAAGAAAGCATTTCAAGGATAAGAAAAGCAAATATGTATCTGAAGAAAACTGGCTGATATTTGAAAATACCCACGAGGCAATTATAGACCAAGAAACCTTTGATAATGTGCAAAGGATAAGAGGAAATGTAAAAAGGTATCCCGATGGTTGGGGAGAATATCACCCTTTAACTGGGCTTATGTATTATGCAGATTGTGGCAGTAAAATGTATGTTCATAGAACAAGTAATTACAAAAATATTCCCTATTACACTTGCAGTGCTTACACGAAAGTACCCTGTGGAACGCTTTGTCCATCTACTCACAGGATAAAAGCGGAAGCAGTCTTAAACCTTATACAGGAAACCTTAAAAGACATTAAAAAATATCTTGATGAAGATCACGAAGCCTTTATCCGTTCCATTTAA
- a CDS encoding Cj0814 family flagellar-dependent secreted protein: MSLNFNDLQAYGYTVDKAGFMGADFNKAAGLPQDFKIHKSTLDELNRFAERNHVLNRIKSKDEQIKIFDNIDMADTIKHYYRLFDQMTSALGDDKKSYTLADIDKLPKGYSTKGTHYDAKGHLLKDLSNSTISNIYSSTDELNSAKTLSKELSSAGVRLIVKEVDFTMSEAGDEFSFSPDMSVYQADEGYSKEALFMGFLRSSRPLPSDSAKTKLSSAALNDISNTGEHKEYFVDFEKVGKDSESIKALIKERLKELTLLMYARLKNINAESVTSNEYEKFKPTSENINSLANSWSERISSISKTFV, from the coding sequence ATCTCTTTAAATTTTAATGATCTTCAAGCTTATGGCTACACAGTAGATAAAGCTGGCTTTATGGGAGCTGATTTTAACAAAGCAGCAGGCTTGCCGCAAGACTTTAAAATCCATAAAAGCACGCTTGATGAACTTAATAGATTTGCCGAGCGAAACCATGTGTTAAACCGCATCAAGAGCAAGGACGAGCAGATAAAGATCTTTGATAACATCGATATGGCCGACACCATAAAGCACTACTACAGACTATTTGATCAAATGACCTCTGCTTTAGGTGATGATAAAAAGAGCTACACCCTTGCAGATATAGACAAACTACCAAAAGGCTACAGCACAAAAGGCACTCACTATGATGCCAAAGGACACTTGCTAAAAGATCTATCAAACTCCACTATCTCAAATATCTACTCTAGCACTGATGAGCTAAATAGCGCCAAAACTCTTAGCAAAGAGCTTTCAAGTGCAGGAGTTAGGCTCATAGTAAAAGAGGTTGATTTTACTATGAGCGAAGCAGGCGATGAGTTTAGCTTTAGCCCTGATATGTCGGTATATCAAGCAGATGAAGGCTACAGCAAAGAGGCTCTTTTTATGGGATTTTTGCGCAGCTCTAGACCACTACCAAGTGATAGTGCAAAGACTAAGCTTAGCAGTGCTGCACTAAATGATATCTCAAACACTGGAGAGCATAAAGAGTATTTTGTGGATTTTGAAAAAGTGGGTAAAGATAGTGAGAGCATAAAAGCGCTCATAAAAGAAAGACTTAAAGAGCTAACTCTTTTAATGTATGCAAGATTAAAGAACATTAACGCAGAAAGTGTTACCTCAAACGAATATGAGAAATTTAAACCAACTAGCGAGAATATAAATTCTCTAGCAAATTCTTGGAGTGAGAGGATAAGTTCTATTAGCAAGACTTTTGTGTAG
- a CDS encoding ATP-binding protein — protein MTSPTLLILDDFGIERNTEYALEQIYNVINARYLKARPTIITTNLNFKDIEKEQEDIMLGRIYSRIIEMCLPLRITGLDRRKIQSKEKLKKAQNLIDE, from the coding sequence ATAACAAGCCCTACCCTACTAATTCTTGATGATTTTGGAATAGAGAGAAATACAGAATATGCCTTAGAGCAAATTTACAATGTAATCAATGCAAGATACCTAAAGGCAAGACCAACCATTATAACTACTAACCTTAATTTCAAAGATATAGAAAAAGAACAGGAAGATATAATGCTTGGCAGGATTTATTCAAGGATAATCGAGATGTGTTTACCTCTTAGGATAACGGGACTTGATAGAAGAAAAATACAGAGCAAAGAAAAGCTGAAGAAAGCACAAAACTTAATAGATGAATGA
- the dcm gene encoding DNA (cytosine-5-)-methyltransferase, translated as MNIIPQIIDNSPAILIKNKRIRLQMTQKELADAVGMSKFGDRTIRRWENGESQPSSIELKHILSFPEKVPFPNNENAPYKIIDLFAGIGGTRLGFYQTGKTNVVFSSEIDKFAVKTYKANFGETPFGDITKISEKDIPNHDIIVGGFPCQAFSQAGKKLGFEDTRGTLFFEIARIIKEKRPKAFLLENVKNLKSHDKGRTYKTIEKTLKDLNYDVHSIILKAKDFGVPQNRERIYIVGFDKDKIDNYKDFSFPIPPCPDVSVGNILEQNVDTKYTISNALWQGHQRRKKEHKIKGNGFGYTLFNENSPYTNTLSARYYKDGSEILIEQKGKNPRKLTPREAARLQGFPENYIIPVSDTQSYKQFGNSVAVTVIHAIANNIIDILDTCTKKEID; from the coding sequence ATGAATATTATACCACAAATCATAGATAATTCCCCTGCTATTTTAATAAAAAATAAGCGTATCAGATTACAAATGACTCAAAAAGAATTAGCTGATGCTGTTGGTATGTCCAAATTCGGAGATAGGACAATTCGCAGATGGGAAAATGGAGAAAGTCAGCCATCGTCCATTGAGCTGAAACATATTTTATCATTTCCTGAAAAAGTACCTTTCCCCAATAATGAAAATGCCCCCTATAAAATCATTGATTTATTTGCCGGAATTGGTGGTACAAGGCTTGGATTTTACCAAACAGGTAAAACAAATGTCGTATTCAGTAGTGAAATTGATAAATTTGCAGTAAAAACATATAAGGCAAATTTTGGTGAAACTCCTTTTGGAGATATTACAAAAATATCTGAAAAAGATATTCCTAATCATGATATTATTGTCGGTGGTTTTCCTTGTCAAGCATTTAGTCAAGCCGGTAAAAAGCTTGGTTTTGAAGATACTCGTGGAACATTATTTTTTGAAATTGCAAGAATTATTAAAGAGAAACGACCTAAGGCATTTCTTCTTGAAAATGTCAAAAACCTAAAATCTCACGATAAAGGTCGTACCTATAAAACAATAGAAAAAACATTAAAGGATTTAAACTACGATGTTCATTCTATTATACTTAAAGCAAAAGACTTCGGTGTTCCACAAAATAGAGAGCGTATTTACATTGTTGGATTTGATAAGGATAAAATAGATAACTATAAAGATTTTTCTTTTCCAATTCCTCCCTGCCCAGATGTTTCTGTGGGAAATATTTTAGAGCAAAATGTTGATACTAAATACACCATTTCAAATGCACTTTGGCAAGGTCATCAACGACGAAAGAAAGAACATAAAATAAAGGGAAATGGATTTGGTTACACATTGTTCAATGAAAACAGTCCTTATACAAATACATTATCTGCAAGATATTATAAAGACGGGAGTGAAATACTTATTGAGCAAAAAGGAAAAAATCCACGAAAACTAACACCTCGTGAAGCTGCAAGACTTCAAGGCTTCCCCGAAAACTATATCATTCCTGTAAGTGATACTCAAAGTTACAAACAGTTTGGTAATTCTGTTGCCGTTACTGTTATCCATGCAATTGCAAATAACATAATTGATATACTTGATACCTGTACTAAAAAAGAGATTGACTAA
- a CDS encoding cupin domain-containing protein — protein MSEQRIYCMDLVKKEDPEKAVRTPFYQTESTGGSVWVIKPGQTLQKHYHHNSDDIWIVLQGEGIFYPQPNEEVPFKKGHVIVSKKDSCHGAKNTGDEDIIFVSIVAPVPSDYDPINE, from the coding sequence ATGAGCGAACAGAGAATCTATTGCATGGACCTTGTAAAAAAAGAGGATCCGGAAAAGGCTGTCAGAACACCGTTTTATCAGACAGAATCTACAGGCGGATCGGTCTGGGTTATCAAACCCGGTCAGACATTGCAAAAGCACTATCACCACAATTCCGACGATATATGGATCGTCCTTCAGGGAGAGGGAATATTCTACCCCCAGCCTAATGAAGAGGTTCCATTCAAGAAAGGCCATGTCATAGTATCGAAGAAAGACTCCTGCCACGGAGCAAAAAATACTGGAGATGAGGATATCATCTTTGTAAGTATAGTAGCACCTGTCCCTTCCGACTATGATCCTATAAACGAGTGA